A single Brassica rapa cultivar Chiifu-401-42 chromosome A04, CAAS_Brap_v3.01, whole genome shotgun sequence DNA region contains:
- the LOC103862851 gene encoding cytochrome P450 76C4-like has translation MEAALFLIFCFLLSFILLAAVRSKRRSTLLPPGPPGWPIIGNILQIGKAPHRSLADLSRIYGPVMSLRLGSLTTVIISSPEAAREVLKTHDQVLSGRIILDPIQSIHQDVSMAWLPSTSPRWRLWRKISATQMFSPQCLDATKTVRMKKVNELVTFISEICERGESINIARASFVTSLNLISNTLFSTDLGSYDSKISMELQESVVRIMETIGKPNLANYFPLIGFLDLQGIRKEMKVCSDVLFQVFQGFIDARNNEKTTRNESDLLDSLMDLVKENGPELKVNEIKHFIFDLFLAGTDTNSTTVEWAMAELLRNPKTMAKAQAEMDDVVGLNGVVQESHISDLPYLQALVKETLRLHPPGPLLGPHKAESNAEILGFLVPKNAQVLVNAWAIGRDSGIWENAEQFEPERFLVGREIDLKGRDFELIPFGAGRRICPGMSLAMKTVSLILASLLHSFQWKLQNGVLPEDLDMDESFGLSLHKANPLYAVPVLKPANGSLL, from the exons ATGGAGGCGGCTCTGTTCCTGATTTTTTGCTTCCTATTATCATTCATTCTCCTAGCCGCCGTCAGATCCAAACGTAGATCAACCTTACTACCTCCGGGACCTCCAGGATGGCCTATCATTGGAAACATTCTCCAAATAGGAAAAGCTCCACATCGCTCACTCGCCGACCTCTCGAGAATTTATGGACCCGTCATGAGTCTTAGGCTTGGAAGTTTAACCACAGTGATCATTTCCTCACCGGAGGCCGCAAGAGAGGTGCTTAAAACACATGATCAAGTCCTGTCTGGACGAATAATCCTCGACCCGATTCAATCCATCCACCAAGATGTCTCCATGGCCTGGTTACCTTCAACATCCCCTCGTTGGAG GTTATGGAGAAAGATATCGGCGACTCAAATGTTCTCTCCGCAATGTCTCGACGCTACCAAGACAGTGCGCATGAAGAAAGTGAATGAACTTGTAACATTTATTAGTGAAATATGCGAAAGAGGAGAGTCCATCAACATTGCTCGTGCCTCCTTCGTCACATCGCTCAATCTAATTTCAAACACTCTATTTTCGACAGACTTGGGTAGTTATGACTCAAAAATCTCCATGGAGCTCCAAGAATCGGTGGTTCGTATAATGGAAACCATTGGGAAACCAAACCTAGCCAACTATTTTCCGCTTATAGGGTTTCTTGATCTGCAAGGGATCCGGAAAGAGATGAAGGTATGCTCAGATGTGTTGTTTCAGGTTTTTCAAGGGTTCATCGATGCTCGGAACAATGAGAAAACAACGAGGAATGAAAGTGATCTCTTGGATTCACTTATGGATTTAGTCAAAGAAAATGGACCCGAGCTCAAAGTGAACGAAATCAAACACTTTATATTT GACTTGTTTCTTGCAGGGACTGATACGAACTCCACCACGGTGGAATGGGCAATGGCTGAGCTACTTCGCAACCCTAAGACAATGGCTAAAGCTCAAGCTGAGATGGACGATGTGGTAGGTCTAAACGGTGTCGTTCAGGAGTCACACATCTCGGATCTTCCATATTTACAAGCATTAGTGAAAGAGACTCTCCGTTTGCACCCACCGGGTCCACTTCTGGGACCACACAAAGCCGAGTCAAATGCAGAGATTTTAGGGTTTCTGGTGCCTAAGAATGCTCAGGTTCTGGTAAACGCTTGGGCTATAGGACGAGACTCGGGCATTTGGGAAAACGCAGAGCAGTTCGAGCCAGAGAGGTTTTTGGTGGGACGAGAGATTGATTTGAAAGGTAGAGATTTTGAGCTGATACCGTTTGGGGCTGGAAGAAGAATATGTCCTGGAATGTCTTTGGCTATGAAGACAGTATCTCTCATTcttgcttctcttcttcattcTTTTCAATGGAAGCTTCAAAATGGTGTCCTTCCTGAGGATTTGGACATGGACGAGAGCTTCGGTCTTAGCTTGCATAAGGCCAACCCACTTTATGCAGTCCCCGTCCTGAAACCTGCGAATGGTAGtcttttgtaa
- the LOC103862853 gene encoding BEACH domain-containing protein C1, whose protein sequence is MEEDEEKKLSKVSDVENIINASDKGNPSLIPDEHADDEDLQGISLVDAVLDDDNFEQVSLKEETSLSSTSLDPLVQSPHRPKPKDTMQNVSPELLHLVDSAIMGKPESLDKLKNIVTGVESFGSADDDAETIAFLVIDSLLATMGGVESFEEDEDSNPPSVMLNSRAAVVSGELIPNLPCLGDSVVFMSPRTRMVRGLLAILRSCTRNRAMCSMAGLLSVLLRSVEEILAKDGDMKWNATPLLQCIQHLAGHSLSVEDLHRWLHVIKTSLQSVLSSPLMDALEKAMSGNESRGPSCSFEFVGESSGLLGPGETRWPFTNGYAFATWIYIESFADTLNASTAAAAIAAALAAKSGKTSAANVHAGEGTGLFSFLTPDNNQGIEVYFYAQFLVVESSSGKGNKASLHFTHAFKPQCWYFIGLEHTCNQGLLGNSESELRLYIDGSLYETLPFEFPRISKPLSSCCIGSNPPPPASADRRRRQCALFAEMGPVYIFKESIGPERMTRLASRGGDVLPCFGNGAGLPWLATNDHVRNAAEESCLLDSELGVYIYLLYHPCLLSGRFCPDASLPGAAGTLRRPAEVIGQVHVATRMKAVESFWALAYGGPMSLLPLTVSNVCKDTLEPSSSNLPLSLTTYSLAAPIFRIISVAIQHPCNNEELSRTRGPEILATILGYLLHSLSSLDLNHDRVEDEELVASIVSVCHSQKINHALKVQLFRTLLLDLKIWSVCHYRLQKKLLSSLQDMVFTEAEAMRNADAIQILLDGCRRCYWMVQEKDSVNTFSLDGDVRPMGEINALVDELLVIIELLMGAASSSFASADVHRLLGFIVDSPQPNQVARVLHLMFRLVVQPNAAKAQTFAEVFITSSGIETLLVLLQREAKMGDGNIVESVSKDGTRMTTDHSEQTQNNESGLVKQLDSVPQDTHAHDSDSVTISNSMNADRTSSVSETPCSNNTRNNTRNSVDDSDRVVVGVIRLIGALVSKGHLKFSLGSKSDVMSNLMGHGFHESGGTMFDDKVSLLLFSLLKAFQAAPNRLMTENVYTTLLGTSINASSTEDGVNIYDSGHRFEHPQLLLILLRSLPFASKALQKRALQDLLFLACSHPENRNSLTKMEEWPEWILETLISNYERDAGKQSASPGSAEVENLIHNFLIIMLEHSMRQKDGWKDIEATTHCAEWLSIVGGSSTGEKRIRREESLPIFKRRLFGRLLDFAATELQAQTQVIAEASAGVAAESLAPKEAKAGVENAAQFSVFLVENTIVILMLVEDHLRLQSKQNCAANAVDVSPSPLSLVYPTNNRPHMLTTVGESSEVSSSRASVSSDSGGVHLDILASMADASGQISTAVMERLAAAAAAEPYESVSCAFVSYGSCTMDLAEGWKYRSRLWYGVGLPPKTNCFGGGGSGWESWKGSLQKDAHGNWIELPLVKKSVSMLQALLLDESGLGGGLGIGGGSGTGMGGVSALYQLLDSDQPFLCMLRMVLLSLREEDHGEDSLLMKNLSSEDGFSGGPLVISSNISPSALLWSVLSPVLNMPISDSKRQRVLVTTCVLYSEVWHAVSRDKRPLRKQYLEAILPPFVAILRRWRPLLAGIHELSTADGLNPLVVDDRALAADALPIEAALSMISPEWAAAFASPPSAMALAMIAAGAAGWEAPPPPAPPAPPSLRRDTSLLERKSAKLQSFSSFQKPLQAPKDDTPGTPRGKAAAKAAALAAARDLERSAKIGTGRGLSAVAMATSGQRRTISDMERLQRWNISEAMGVAWMECLQPVDTKSVYGKDFNALSYKFIAVLVASFALARNMQRSEIDRRKRDDKIVRNRLCMGVRGWRKLVRYLVEMRCFFGPFGDHLCSPTHVYWKLDSMESSLRMRQCLRRNYTGCDHPEAAVNLDSALDAPFLAVEEIPKEIMYEDDEYKDANDLEHEGKNEERMSGSLEDAIELSSGISDPRPLSDQDVVQNSREVVLKELDERIVLEVSSSMVRPLRVVKGTFQITTRRINFLVDMSECQDVDGKSEGSEDQERDRSWLMSSLHQIYTRRYQLRKSALELFMVDRSNFLFDFGNTEGKTNAYRTIVQARPPHLNNIYLTAQRPEQLLRRTQLMERWSRWEISNFEYLMQLNTLAGRSYNDITQYPVFPWILSDYTSQVLDLSNPSSFRDLSKPIGALNPERLKKFQEQYTNFEDPVIPKFHYGSHYSSAGAVLHYLARVEPFTTVLSIQLHGGKFDRADRMFSDIAATWKGVLQDMENVKELVPELFYLPEVLTNENHTKLGTVNLPPWAKTPVDFVHKQRMALESEHVSAHLHEWIDLIFGYKQRGKEAITSNNVFFYTTYEGTVDIDKIKDPVQQRTTQDKIAYLGQTPSQLLTVPHIKRMPLKDVLHMQTIFRNPKEIKPYPVTAPEHCNLPAAAIKASSDNVVVVDMNGPAAHIAQHKWQPNTPDGQSTPFIFHHAKEASTGVTLIRMFKGDSEYPQAQAYGSSGIRSSSVTAITSDGEIITGGHVDNSIKLVSSDGAKTLETAFSHCAPVTCLALSPDSNFLVTGSRDTTLLMWRFHKGLTSQTSESQQTKISETPSSASNTLANKAKKRRIEGPIQVLHGHLREVTCCCVSSDHGIVVSSSASRDVLVHSIRKGRLIRRLVGVKANALCISSGGVIVVWSRSESTISSFTINGVLISKAKLPSSCTISCMELSMDGQNVVVGVNSLSYTGEEDSSSGDNAINILDVPSPSICFLNLYTLKVFHVMKLGKGQNITAMALNIDNTNLLVSTEDKQLIIFTSPSVSFLLPCLHFEHFTSASSLVATIFLLVRFAYESESNCFKLNSKVVDQTVKLGSE, encoded by the exons atggaagaagacgaagaaaagAAACTCTCCAAAGTTTCTGATGTTGAGAATATAATAAATGCATCTGATAAAGGAAACCCTAGTTTGATTCCTGATGAACATGCTGATGATGAAGATCTACAAGGGATTAGTTTAGTTGACGCAGTCCTTGACGATGACAACTTCGAACAAGTTTCGCTAAAAGAGGAAACGTCTCTTTCATCAACGAGTCTAGATCCTCTGGTTCAGTCCCCACATAGACCCAAACCAAAGGATACAATGCAAAACGTTTCTCCAGAGTTGCTCCATCTAGTTGATTCGGCCATCATGGGCAAGCCTGAAAGCTTAGACAAGCTAAAGAACATTGTCACTGGTGTTGAAAGTTTTGGGTCTGCAGATGATGATGCTGAGACTATTGCTTTCCTTGTTATTGATTCTCTTTTAGCTACCATGGGTGGAGTTGAGAGCTTTGAAGAGGATGAAGATAGCAACCCACCTAGCGTGATGCTGAACTCTCGTGCCGCCGTTGTATCTGGAGAGCTTATCCCTAACCTTCCTTGTTTGGGTGATAGTGTTGTCTTCATGTCTCCTAGGACACGCATGGTGCGTGGCTTGCTTGCTATATTACGTTCTTGCACGAGGAACAGAGCTATGTGTTCGATGGCGGGACTGTTAAGTGTTCTATTAAGATCAGTAGAGGAGATACTTGCCAAGGACGGTGATATGAAATGGAATGCAACACCTTTGTTGCAATGTATACAACACTTGGCTGGACACTCACTTAGTGTTGAAGACTTGCATAGATGGCTTCATGTTATTAAAACATCTCTTCAATCAGTGTTGTCAAGTCCTTTAATGGATGCTTTGGAGAAGGCAATGAGTGGGAACGAATCAAGAGGACCTTCATGTAGCTTTGAGTTCGTTGGTGAAAGCTCAGGGCTACTTGGTCCAGGAGAAACGCGTTGGCCTTTTACTAACGGCTATGCATTTGCAACTTGGATTTATATTGAGTCATTTGCTGATACTCTAAACGCTTCAACCGCAGCAGCCGCCATTGCTGCCGCTTTAGCCGCCAAATCAGGCAAGACATCGGCTGCTAATGTACATGCTGGTGAAGGTACAGGTCTGTTCAGCTTCTTGACTCCTGATAATAACCAAGGAATCGAAGTGTACTTCTATGCACAGTTTTTAGTAGTTGAGAGTAGTAGTGGTAAAGGAAACAAAGCTTCACTTCATTTCACTCATGCTTTTAAGCCTCAGTGTTGGTACTTCATTGGCCTTGAGCATACATGTAACCAAGGACTTTTAGGGAACTCAGAGAGTGAGCTGCGTCTGTATATAGACGGTTCCTTGTATGAGACTCTTCCTTTTGAGTTTCCTCGTATATCCAAACCACTTTCTTCTTGTTGCATTGGATCAAACCCTCCTCCTCCTGCATCTGCTGACCGTCGTCGGCGTCAGTGTGCTTTGTTTGCTGAGATGGGAccagtttatatatttaaagaatCCATTGGTCCTGAAAGAATGACAAGATTGGCATCAAGAGGTGGTGATGTTTTGCCTTGTTTTGGCAATGGGGCTGGTCTTCCATGGTTAGCTACAAATGACCATGTCCGTAATGCGGCAGAGGAAAGCTGTCTTTTGGATTCAGAGCTTGGAGTGTACATTTACTTGCTTTACCACCCATGTCTACTTAGTGGACGGTTCTGTCCAGATGCTTCTCTACCTGGAGCAGCAG gTACTTTAAGACGACCAGCTGAAGTGATTGGACAAGTCCATGTTGCAACAAGAATGAAGGCAGTGGAGTCTTTCTGGGCCTTAGCTTATGGAGGACCAATGTCTTTGCTTCCTCTAACAGTTAGCAATGTGTGTAAAGATACTCTTGAGCCATCTTCTAGTAATCTCCCATTGTCTTTGACTACATACTCTCTTGCTGCACCTATCTTTAGAATCATCTCAGTTGCTATCCAACATCCTTGTAACAATGAAGAGCTGTCTCGTACTCGAGGCCCTGAGATTCTAGCCACCATCCTTGGTTATCTTCTTCACTCACTCTCTTCTCTTGATCTCAATCATGATAGAGTAGAAGACGAGGAGCTAGTTGCTTCCATTGTCTCTGTTTGTCACTCTCAAAAGATCAACCATGCACTCAAAGTGCAGCTCTTCCGGACACTACTATTGGACCTGAAGATATGGAGTGTGTGCCATTACAGACTTCAGAAGAAGCTCTTGTCATCTCTTCAAGATATGGTCTTCACTGAAGCAGAAGCTATGAGAAATGCTGATGCTATTCAAATACTTCTTGATGGATGTAGAAGATGTTACTGGATGGTTCAAGAGAAAGACTCTGTCAACACTTTTTCTCTAGATGGGGATGTGCGACCAATGGGGGAAATTAATGCATTGGTTGATGAGCTTTTGGTGATTATTGAACTTTTAATGGGAGCAGCATCTTCTTCCTTTGCTTCTGCTGATGTTCATAGATTACTTGGCTTCATAGTTGATAGTCCACAGCCAAATCAG GTGGCAAGGGTATTGCATCTCATGTTCAGGTTGGTTGTACAGCCAAATGCTGCAAAGGCTCAGACATTTGCAGAGGTATTTATAACATCAAGTGGGATAGAAACACTTCTTGTTCTTCTGCAGAGAGAAGCTAAAATGGGTGACGGCAACATTGTAGAATCTGTGTCTAAGGATGGAACAAGAATGACAACTGATCATAGTGAACAGACTCAGAACAATGAGTCTGGTTTGGTAAAGCAGTTGGATTCAGTTCCACAAGACACTCATGCTCATGATAGTGACTCAGTTACCATCTCCAACTCAATGAATGCTGACAGAACATCGTCTGTTTCTGAAACTCCATGTAGTAACAACACAAGGAACAATACAAGAAACAGTGTTGATGATAGTGATCGAGTTGTGGTTGGGGTCATTAGATTGATTGGTGCATTGGTATCAAAAGGGCACTTGAAATTTTCTCTTGGTTCCAAGTCTGATGTCATGAGTAACCTTATGGGTCATGGGTTTCATGAAAGTGGTGGAACAATGTTTGATGATAAAGTATCATTGCTTCTGTTTTCTCTGTTGAAAGCATTTCAAGCAGCTCCAAATAGGCTGATGACTGAGAATGTCTACACAACTTTGCTTGGGACCTCG ATCAATGCTTCATCAACTGAGGATGGGGTGAACATTTATGATTCAGGTCATCGCTTTGAACACCCTCAGCTTCTGTTAATCCTCCTGCGTTCTCTGCCATTTGCATCTAAGGCTCTACAAAAGCGAGCACTTCAG GATCTTCTATTTTTGGCTTGTAGCCATCCGGAAAACAGGAACAGTCTCACAAAAATGGAAGAGTGGCCTGAGTGGATCTTGGAGACTTTGATCTCAAACTACGAG AGAGATGCAGGTAAACAATCTGCTTCACCTGGCTCTGCTGAAGTGGAAAATctaattcataacttcttgatCATAATGTTGGAACATTCAATGCGCCAAAAGGATGGCTGGAAG GATATTGAGGCTACAACTCATTGTGCAGAGTGGCTCTCTATTGTTGGTGGGTCTAGCACTGGAGAGAAACGCATTAG GCGTGAGGAATCACTGCCAATTTTCAAAAGAAGGCTTTTTGGTAGATTGCTAGACTTTGCTGCCACAGAATTACAAGCTCAG ACTCAAGTTATCGCTGAAGCATCTGCTGGTGTCGCAGCAGAGAGTCTAGCACCAAAAGAAGCAAAGGCTGGAGTAGAAAACGCTGCTCAGTTTTCAGTGTTTCTCGTCGAAAACACAATTGTGATTTTGATGCTTGTGGAAGATCATTTACGACTACAAAGCAAACAGAACTGCGCTGCAAACGCAGTTGATGTTTCTCCAtctcctctctctcttgtttatcCCACTAACAACCGTCCACATATGTTGACAACAGTAGGAGAATCATCAGAGGTTTCTAGCAGCCGTGCTTCAGTGTCCAGTGATTCAGGAGGGGTCCATCTAGAT ATACTTGCTTCAATGGCTGATGCAAGTGGCCAGATATCTACCGCAGTAATGGAGCGTCTTgctgcagcagcagcagctgaGCCTTATGAATCTGTTTCATGCGCCTTTGTTTCATATGGTAGCTGTACAATGGACTTAGCCGAGGGTTGGAAGTACAGGAGTAGACTGTGGTATGGTGTTGGACTACCTCCTAAAACAAATTGTTTTGGTGGTGGTGGAAGTGGCTGGGAGTCTTGGAAAGGTTCTTTACAGAAAGATGCTCATGGAAACTGGATTGAACTTCCCTTGGTTAAAAAATCAGTATCAATGCTTCAAGCTTTGCTGCTTGATGAGTCTGGACTTGGAGGTGGGTTAGGAATTGGTGGAGGATCTGGCACTGGGATGGGAGGGGTGTCAGCTCTCTACCAGTTGCTGGATAGTGATCAGCCTTTCTTATGCATGCTTAGAATGGTGCTCTTGTCTTTGAGGGAAGAAGACCATGGTGAAGATAGCCTGTTGATGAAAAACTTGAGTTCTGAAGATGGTTTTTCTGGTGGACCATTAGTTATAAGTTCTAATATCTCACCATCAGCATTATTGTGGAG TGTGCTATCTCCTGTTCTAAACATGCCAATATCTGATTCAAAGAGGCAGAGAGTATTGGTTACTACATGTGTTCTATATTCTGAG GTATGGCATGCTGTGAGCAGAGACAAAAGGCCACTACGTAAGCAGTATCTAGAGGCTATATTACCACCATTTGTTGCAATTCTCAGACGGTGGCGACCTCTTTTGGCTGGCATTCATGAACTTTCCACTGCTGACGGTTTGAATCCTCTTGTTGTTGATGACCGTGCTTTGGCTGCTGATGCACTCCCCATTGAG GCGGCTCTTTCTATGATATCTCCGGAGTGGGCAGCTGCTTTTGCCTCCCCTCCTTCTGCAATGGCACTGGCCATGATAGCCGCAGGTGCAGCTGGTTGGGAAGCGCCTCCACCTCCAGCACCACCAGCACCTCCATCTCTTAGGCGAGACACTTCACTGCTTGAGCGTAAGAGTGCAAAACTTCAGAGCTTCTCCAGCTTCCAGAAGCCCTTGCAGGCTCCCAAAGATGACACACCAGGTACACCAAGAGGTAAGGCTGCTGCAAAAGCGGCTGCTCTGGCTGCTGCACGTGATCTTGAAAGGAGTGCCAAGATTGGTACTGGGAGAGGTCTAAGTGCTGTTGCAATGGCCACATCTGGTCAGAGGAGGACTATAAGTGACATGGAGCGTTTGCAAAGATGGAACATCTCTGAAGCTATGGGAGTGGCATGGATGGAATGTCTTCAGCCAGTTGATACAAAATCAGTTTATGGAAAAGACTTTAATGCCTTGTCTTACAAGTTTATTGCTGTGCTTGTTGCAAGCTTTGCCTTAGCACGTAACATGCAGAGATCTGAG ATTGATAGGCGTAAACGAGATGATAAAATAGTGAGGAATCGCTTGTGCATGGGAGTACGTGGATGGCGCAAACTAGTACGTTACTTGGTAGAGATGAGATGCTTCTTTGGACCCTTTGGAGACCATTTATGCAGTCCTACACAC GTTTATTGGAAATTGGATTCTATGGAAAGTTCTTTAAGGATGAGACAGTGTTTGAGGAGGAACTACACTGGTTGTGATCATCCTGAGGCAGCAGTAAACTTGGATTCTGCATTAGATGCACCTTTTCTTGCTGTTGAAGAAATACCAAAGGAGATAATgtatgaagatgatgaatatAAAGATGCAAATGATCTTGAACACGAAGGGAAAAATGAAGAGAGGATGTCTGGCTCACTTGAGGATGCAATAGAACTGTCAAGTGGAATCAGTGATCCTCGACCATTGAGCGACCAAGATGTGGTTCAGAATTCTAGAGAAGTGGTTCTCAAGGAACTTGATGAAAGGATTGTTCTTGAAGTTTCCTCTTCTATGGTTAGACCATTAAGGGTTGTGAAAGGAACCTTTCAG ATTACAACAAGGAGAATAAATTTTCTTGTTGACATGAGTGAATGCCAAGATGTAGATGGTAAGTCAGAAGGTTCAGAAGACCAAGAAAGAGATCGTAGTTGGTTGATGTCTTCTCTTCATCAGATTTATACCCGAAG ATATCAACTGAGAAAGAGTGCTTTGGAACTATTCATGGTCGATCGCTCAAACTTCTTATTTGATTTTGGG AACACTGAGGGAAAAACTAATGCATATAGAACTATAGTTCAAGCAAGGCCTCCTCATTTAAACAATATTTACCTGACAGCTCAG AGGCCAGAACAGCTTTTGAGAAGAACTCAGTTAATGGAACGATGGTCTAGATGGGAG ATCAGCAACTTTGAGTACTTAATGCAGCTCAACACGTTGGCTGGGCGTAGTTATAATGATATCACTCAG TATCCTGTTTTCCCATGGATTCTGTCTGACTATACATCACAAGTCCTGGACCTTTCAAATCCATCTAGCTTTAGAGATCTTTCTAAG CCTATTGGTGCATTGAACCCAGAGCGGCTTAAAAAGTTTCAAGAACAATATACAAACTTTGAAGATCCAGTAATCCCCAAGTTCCATTATGGTTCACATTACTCAAGTGCTGGAGCA GTGTTACATTATTTAGCTAGAGTTGAACCTTTTACAACAGTACTCTCAATACAACTGCACGGTGGAAAGTTCGATCGTGCAGACCGAATGTTTTCAGACATTGCAGCCACATGGAAAGGAGTTCTACAAGATATGGAGAATGTAAAGGAGCTG GTTCCAGAGTTATTTTACCTTCCTGAGGTGTTGACCAACGAGAATCATACAAAGCTTGGTACTGTAAACCTTCCTCCTTGGGCTAAAACCCCTGTTGACTTTGTACACAAGCAACGAATGGCTCTTGAGAGTGAGCATGTCTCTGCACACTTGCATGAATGGATTGATCTCATTTTTGG GTATAAGCAACGTGGTAAGGAAGCTATAACGTCAAATAATGTATTCTTCTACACTACATACGAGGGAACAGTTGATATTGATAAGATAAAGGATCCt GTACAACAGCGAACTACTCAGGACAAGATAGCTTACCTAGGGCAAACACCTTCCCAGCTATTGACTGTGCCTCACATAAAAAGAATGCCTCTTAAAGATGTCCTTCACATGCAG ACAATCTTTAGGAACCCAAAGGAGATAAAACCGTATCCAGTTACAGCACCAGAACACTGCAACTTACCAGCAGCAGCCATCAAGGCATCTTCTGATAACGTTGTGGTCGTTGACATGAATGGTCCTGCAGCACATATTGCACAGCACAAGTGGCAACCAAACACTCCCGATGGTCAGAGTACACCTTTCATCTTTCATCACGCTAAGGAGGCTTCAACTGGTGTAACGTTGATACGCATGTTCAAAGGTGATTCTGAGTATCCACAAGCACAGGCTTATGGGTCATCAGGAATCAGAAGTTCTTCGGTGACTGCTATTACAAGCGACGGAGAGATTATCACTG GTGGACATGTGGATAATAGCATCAAGCTAGTCTCATCTGATGGAGCCAAAACACTGGAAACAGCTTTTAGCCACTGTGCTCCTGTAACATGTCTGGCTTTGTCTCCAGACAGCAACTTCCTTGTCACAGGTTCAAGAGATACAACTCTTTTGATGTGGAGGTTTCACAAGGGACTCACTTCTCAGACAAGTGAGTCCCAACAGACAAAAATTTCAGAGACACCTTCCTCCGCAAGCAACACCTTGGCTAACAAAGCCAAGAAGCGTCGCATTGAAGGGCCTATACAAGTGCTACATGGCCACTTAAGAGAAGTAACATGTTGCTGTGTCAGCTCAGATCACGGAATCGTTGTTTCTTCCTCTGCGTCAAGGGATGTTCTGGTGCATTCCATAAGGAAAGGTCGACTAATTAGACGGCTTGTTGGCGTGAAGGCCAATGCTCTCTGCATCTCTTCTGGTGGAGTTATAGTGGTTTGGAGTAGATCAGAAAGTACTATCAGCTCGTTCACCATCAATGGTGTTCTCATCTCTAAAGCCAAACTTCCTTCCTCTTGTACTATAAGTTGCATGGAACTGTCCATGGATGGCCAAAATGTTGTGGTTGGTGTAAACTCGTTGTCCTACACTGGCGAAGAAGATTCATCAAGCGGAGACAATGCGATTAACATACTGGACGTTCCATCTCCTTCAATATGCTTCCTCAACTTATACACTCTCAAG GTATTCCATGTGATGAAGCTTGGTAAAGGGCAAAATATAACAGCTATGGCTCTGAACATAGACAATACTAACCTCTTAGTTTCCACTGAAGATAAACAGTTGATCATCTTCACCAGCCCATCTGTAAGTTTTTTGTTACCATGTTTACATTTTGAGCATTTTACTTCAGCTTCTTCATTAGTTGCTACCATTTTCTTACTAGTAAGATTTGCTTATGAATCAGAATCAAATTGCTTCAAATTGAACTCGAAGGTGGTGGATCAGACAGTGAAACTTGGATCGGAATAA
- the LOC103862854 gene encoding protein LITTLE ZIPPER 2: MCLRSSESFPDTRKMTSASRHNKRKPKTQTHLRVLSLSRRRRMLRAEKEMEMEMRNMKLFLENQSIRRENEALKKKALLLHQENNALFSLLHP, from the exons ATGTGTCTGAGATCTTCAGAATCATTCCCAGACACACGCAAGATGACATCAGCTTCGCGCCACAACAAACGCAAACCTAAGACACAAACCCATCTCCGTGTCCTTAGTCTCTCCAG GAGGAGAAGAATGCTGAGGGCAGAGAAggagatggagatggagatgaGAAACATGAAGCTCTTTCTAGAGAATCAAAGCATTAGACGAGAGAACGAAGCTCTAAAGAAGAAAGCACTTCTTCTCCACCAAGAAAACAATGCTctcttctctctgcttcatCCATAA